The Pectobacterium wasabiae CFBP 3304 DNA segment AAAAGAGGCACTGGAAAAGCATGCACTTTGCCCTTCTATCAATAATCTCAACAATTATCTCTCTCTACTAAGGAAGGTATTGCGCGAGTTTGATCTTTCGGACTCGGTTGTGACTATCCCCAAGCTAGGTGTTGTTTTTAATGTCGCGAGTATTGTTTCCTACCCGACGTCAGAGAGGAGAGAGAAAGGAACGTTAAATCAAGGGGAAGAGGAGAAAGTTAAAGAAGATGTTTATGAAAAAGAAAAACCATTTTCTATAAAACACCACGCCATATCTGAGCCAGTAAAAAAACAGCAATATGTTCGGTTCCTTCTCATATGGATAATGATAGTTGGGGTTTTCCTGCTCGTGTTGGAGAACGTAAACCGTTTTCCGTATCGACATCTTGTCGATGTGAAGATGAATGGGAAGTGCGATCTTTTCTATTTATATAAAAGTGTGAGTTATCCTCTCCCGACCGACTATAAAAATCTGTGCTCAGATAACTCATTATTCTTCCTATCGAAAAAGATTGTTATATCTGAAGTGTTGGATAAGAAAAGTGAAATCGTTATTTCCTGCAATAAAGATGGGCATGGATGTATCACTTATGTTAATAATTAAAGTCAGAAAGAAAATTTTTTGCACCACATTGGTGCTTTTTATTTCATTTTCTCTTGGGGTTATTTTTTATTTAACCAGCAATTTATACAGAAAGCCGCTGATATGTCAGGGCGAAGTAAAGCTCTACGAAGAAGATCAGAAGGTTAGAACGGAATATGACGTCTATTTTTATCTAAATAAACAAAATAGAGCGCTGGTTTTAGTCAATGGTCTTTACATTGGCGAGGATGGCGTACCGTTGACGATTCGGCGCACGTTTAGCTTTGATTCCGTGTGGGAGGGGAGTCGGCTGGTGGTGAACAATATCGGGATGAGTAAGAATACCAACGATAATGCGCCCGATGAGGCGATTCCCCTTTTGGCTGAAAATGATGTTATCCAGTTCGAAATGCTGACGAAGCAGACCTATCTGATTAGCACCGTCCAATCAAAGATGGCATGTAATATCAGGGAGTGATGCCAGGCTGGATACATAGTGTGATCGGAGATAATGAATACGTGGCTGATGCGTTGACCCCAAAGGGGCGGGGACACGACGGGTCGAGTATTTGCACGCAGCCAACGCACATGCAACCTGAAGTATGATGGGTATATGCGATAACGCAATATTGTATCCTGATACGCGGTGGTAGAATCAGTGCATACCATTTGTTACAGGGAGTTTGTAATGAGAGTTGGCGTTTTTTGTGGTTCGGCATCGGGAAATTCACCTATCTATATTGAGAAAACTAAACAGATGGGGCATTTTCTCGCCGATTCCGGTGTAGAGATTGTGTATGGTGGCGGTAAAGTCGGGCTGATGGGGGAAATAGCAAATTCCGTACTATCCCACGCTGGCACCGCGATCGGCGTGATGCCCAGAGCACTGGTTGAAAAAGAAATTGTGCATCAGGGGCTGACAGAATTGCATGTTGTTGAAAATATGCATGAACGTAAGAGCAAGATGGCAGCGCTGTCTGATGCGTTTATCGCACTTCCTGGCGGTGCTGGAACATTTGAAGAAATATTCGAGCAGTGGACATGGGCGCAGTTGGGTATTCATGATAAACCCTGCGCTTTTCTTAACATTGCTGGCTATTTTGATCCCTTGCAAGACATGATTAGCGGTATGGTTGATGCAGGATTCTTACGTCGTGACTATGCGGATATGCTGCTGTTTTCAGACAGTCCTGAAGCGTTATTAACATTCTTCCACGCCTATCAGCCACCAGAAAAGAAATGGACGCAAAAGTAAGCGCGCCGATTATTGTCTGTGTCGCCTGTATTTTTAATCGCGTTACATAATGCCTTCTGGTGTGTAAATAAGAAGCGAGAGATATTTCGCTGCCGGGGAGGCGATCCCCGGCGAAAATCAGTACGACCGTTGGCGTGTTTCCTGCTGTGCCGTAGGCTGGTGCCTTTTACTACAATGTCTGTTCTTTCAATGGCAATGTCGTCATGCAGGTCTGGCTGTCGCTATAGGTCGCAAACGGTGAGCTTGCCACGCGTCCTTGATAAGTGACATCAATCGTTCCTTCAATATTGCGCGGCAACCATACGCCAACAAAACCGTTCTGGTGACTACTTAGGGTTTTCTGCACGATAACGTTACCGGCTTTATCCGTGATTTTTACGTCAAATGCCGTATTGGCGAGTTCGCCCTGACAACCGGACAAACTGTGGTTAAAGCAGGGATGTGTTTGCTGAATATAAGGGGCGAATGAGAGGTAAAATTTATCTCCCAGCGGATAGCTATATTGCTGCTGTCCATCCGATAATTTCAGTTCTTTGCTGGTAATGGAAGCGCTGTAGGGCAAAGGTCTCGCTTGCGGCGACCGATCGATAACATCGACGATCTGCTCGACGGTTTTCCCCGCCAGCCCCTGCTTGGCTAGAAACGCGTTTGCGTCAGCCTCCGCTGCGAAACCAGAACTGCTTAATGTCAGGCCGAGTAGTACCGCCATCATCGTTATCTTCATCATTACTTTCCCTCAATAGCGTCATTATCTTGAAATAGCATGCTATGACGTTACACCTTCCCCCTACGGGAAGGTCAAAAGTTTGAGGGTATAGAAAAGTAAATTAATGTATTTGCTGGTTTTTTATTGATTTTGATCAATTTTAAACCACGATAAATGGCGGTGATACTTGCGTGATGATTGATGCAGGTCATAAGCCAGTTTTTTTAATCCGCGCTTACTGACCTGACCAGTAAAATTCGATGCGGATCCCACTTGGTTCATAGCACATCATATGCATTGCTGGGCCATCATTAATCAGGGAAGGTGAGAACTCGATGTTGATGTTATGGGCTGATAATTTTTCAAAGATCTCAAACAGTGCCACTTTGCTATCAACCTTAATCGCGAGATGGTGCAAGCCGACATTGTTTTTCCGATCGAACTGAACAGGCTCGTTGGTTTGTACTTGCCAAAGCGTGAGCATCACCGTTCCATCACTGACAAAAATAGCGGGGTAATCCTCTCTTCGCTTTACCTCTTGCCAACCCAGCAGGTCGGTAAAAAAGTGTGCGCTTTCTTCCAATGCTGATACCGTCAAACCAATATGGTGAGCGCCTTGCGTTACTGGTGAATTCATCGTTACTTCCTCAATTAAAGGTCAGGTTAATGGCGGCTATTCGTCCGTCTGTTCGCTCTGCCGATGCGCGACAGGTGGC contains these protein-coding regions:
- a CDS encoding winged helix-turn-helix domain-containing protein, which encodes MVYLINDLIIFNEGEGTLAWIERENEATSVNFPISRLLCLLIENKGVTLSRDFLLKEALEKHALCPSINNLNNYLSLLRKVLREFDLSDSVVTIPKLGVVFNVASIVSYPTSERREKGTLNQGEEEKVKEDVYEKEKPFSIKHHAISEPVKKQQYVRFLLIWIMIVGVFLLVLENVNRFPYRHLVDVKMNGKCDLFYLYKSVSYPLPTDYKNLCSDNSLFFLSKKIVISEVLDKKSEIVISCNKDGHGCITYVNN
- a CDS encoding LOG family protein, with product MRVGVFCGSASGNSPIYIEKTKQMGHFLADSGVEIVYGGGKVGLMGEIANSVLSHAGTAIGVMPRALVEKEIVHQGLTELHVVENMHERKSKMAALSDAFIALPGGAGTFEEIFEQWTWAQLGIHDKPCAFLNIAGYFDPLQDMISGMVDAGFLRRDYADMLLFSDSPEALLTFFHAYQPPEKKWTQK
- the cueP gene encoding copper-binding periplasmic metallochaperone CueP, with protein sequence MMKITMMAVLLGLTLSSSGFAAEADANAFLAKQGLAGKTVEQIVDVIDRSPQARPLPYSASITSKELKLSDGQQQYSYPLGDKFYLSFAPYIQQTHPCFNHSLSGCQGELANTAFDVKITDKAGNVIVQKTLSSHQNGFVGVWLPRNIEGTIDVTYQGRVASSPFATYSDSQTCMTTLPLKEQTL
- a CDS encoding VOC family protein translates to MNSPVTQGAHHIGLTVSALEESAHFFTDLLGWQEVKRREDYPAIFVSDGTVMLTLWQVQTNEPVQFDRKNNVGLHHLAIKVDSKVALFEIFEKLSAHNINIEFSPSLINDGPAMHMMCYEPSGIRIEFYWSGQ